A single window of bacterium DNA harbors:
- a CDS encoding prolipoprotein diacylglyceryl transferase, which produces MHPVLFEVGPLTVRWYGVMMGLALLLSIPITARFAVRFGIDRAVVDAIAVPFLAVLVVGARAGYVISHLSEFAGRPLAAVLPPYAGLASHGSIAAGLVFLAWWCPRHRVPVWRLLDAMAPAVLVAIVLVRWGNFMNGELFGAPTSLPWGVAVSGLPGGPRHPLPLYEIAGTLAILAGVLAAARRRPFDGAVWWSAIIASSVLRFLLDLLRPEDRTPLFLTLGQIAAVVLLGWGIWFLWIGRRRTGSRPAESNAAEPNTMVPVPPTQREVRP; this is translated from the coding sequence ATGCACCCGGTGCTCTTCGAAGTCGGCCCGCTGACCGTGCGGTGGTACGGCGTCATGATGGGCCTCGCCCTGCTTCTCTCGATTCCGATCACCGCGCGTTTCGCCGTGCGCTTCGGCATCGACCGGGCCGTCGTCGATGCGATCGCCGTGCCGTTCCTCGCCGTCCTCGTCGTCGGGGCGCGGGCCGGATACGTCATCTCACACCTCTCGGAGTTCGCCGGCCGCCCGCTCGCGGCCGTCCTGCCGCCCTACGCCGGCCTCGCCTCGCACGGCTCGATCGCGGCGGGACTCGTCTTTCTCGCCTGGTGGTGTCCCCGGCACCGGGTGCCGGTGTGGCGGCTGCTCGACGCGATGGCGCCGGCGGTGCTCGTCGCGATCGTGTTGGTGCGGTGGGGCAACTTCATGAACGGCGAATTGTTCGGAGCGCCGACGTCGCTGCCGTGGGGCGTCGCCGTGTCGGGCCTTCCCGGCGGCCCCCGGCATCCGCTGCCGCTCTACGAGATCGCCGGAACGCTCGCGATCCTCGCCGGCGTCCTGGCGGCGGCGCGCAGGCGGCCGTTCGACGGCGCGGTCTGGTGGTCCGCGATCATTGCCTCGTCCGTGCTGCGATTTCTGCTCGACCTCCTGCGCCCCGAAGACCGCACCCCGTTATTCTTGACGCTCGGCCAGATCGCCGCGGTGGTCTTGCTCGGATGGGGTATTTGGTTTCTATGGATCGGCCGGCGCCGGACGGGCTCCCGCCCCGCGGAGTCGAACGCGGCGGAGCCGAACACGATGGTGCCCGTGCCGCCCACTCAACGCGAGGTGCGCCCGTGA
- the thrC gene encoding threonine synthase, translated as MGATELVCRECGRRYALDPIFVCDACFGPLEVQYDHDGLNGEALRTRILSGPASIWRYQDFLPVQRVPAWDLAPGYHPLVRAERLGRALGLRNLYLKNDTRNPTWSFKDRVVACALAAVHTFKFDVVSCASTGNLANAVAAHAAKAGLRAVVFIPTGLERAKVIATSAYRPMIVEVDGTYDDVNRLCLEIGEEHRWAIANVNLRPYYSEGAKTLAFEVAEQLGWRAPDRVVVPVGSGNMFVKIQKGFEEFQRLGVIPPHTVRMTAAQAEGCGPIATAYHAQTETVVPVIPNTVAKSLAIGNPADGPYVLDIARRTGGAVEAVSDEETVEAIRLLAETEGIFTEPAGGVTVGVLRKLAVAGAIDPDETVVAYITGIGLKALEAVESRLEAPVRIKPTLASFEERVLQAASA; from the coding sequence ATGGGAGCAACGGAGCTGGTGTGTCGCGAGTGTGGCCGGCGGTACGCGCTCGATCCGATCTTCGTATGCGATGCCTGTTTCGGCCCGCTTGAAGTGCAGTACGATCACGACGGGCTGAACGGTGAGGCGCTGCGGACGCGGATACTCTCCGGTCCGGCGTCGATCTGGCGGTACCAGGATTTTCTTCCGGTCCAACGCGTACCGGCTTGGGACCTCGCTCCCGGCTACCACCCGCTCGTTCGGGCCGAACGGCTCGGCCGGGCCCTCGGGCTCCGCAACCTGTACCTCAAGAACGATACCCGCAACCCCACGTGGTCGTTCAAGGACCGCGTCGTGGCGTGCGCGCTGGCCGCGGTGCACACGTTCAAGTTTGACGTGGTGTCGTGCGCGAGCACCGGCAATCTGGCCAACGCCGTCGCCGCGCACGCGGCGAAGGCCGGCCTCCGGGCGGTCGTCTTCATCCCGACGGGCCTCGAGCGGGCGAAGGTCATCGCCACGTCGGCCTACCGCCCGATGATCGTCGAGGTGGACGGCACGTACGACGACGTCAACCGGCTCTGCCTCGAGATCGGAGAAGAGCACCGCTGGGCGATCGCCAACGTCAATCTGCGGCCGTACTATTCCGAGGGCGCCAAGACGCTCGCGTTCGAGGTCGCGGAGCAGCTCGGCTGGCGCGCGCCGGACCGCGTCGTGGTCCCGGTCGGGTCGGGCAACATGTTCGTGAAGATCCAGAAGGGCTTCGAGGAGTTCCAGCGGCTCGGGGTGATCCCGCCGCACACGGTCCGGATGACCGCGGCGCAGGCGGAGGGATGCGGCCCCATCGCGACCGCCTACCACGCGCAGACCGAGACCGTGGTCCCGGTGATCCCCAACACCGTTGCCAAGTCGCTGGCGATCGGCAACCCGGCCGACGGGCCGTACGTGCTCGACATCGCGCGCCGGACGGGCGGGGCCGTCGAGGCCGTCTCGGACGAGGAGACGGTCGAGGCGATCCGCCTGCTCGCCGAGACCGAAGGAATCTTTACGGAGCCGGCCGGCGGCGTCACGGTCGGTGTGCTGCGCAAGCTGGCGGTCGCCGGCGCGATCGATCCGGACGAGACGGTGGTCGCCTACATCACCGGGATCGGGCTGAAGGCGCTCGAGGCGGTGGAGTCGCGGCTCGAAGCGCCCGTGCGGATCAAGCCGACGCTGGCCTCGTTCGAAGAGCGGGTGCTGCAGGCGGCGTCCGCGTAG
- a CDS encoding MoaD family protein produces the protein MAVRVRIPTPLRQLTNGERLVEVGGADLAQAIDELDRRFPGLRARIVDEQGEVLRFVNIFVNERDIRFLGGLRTPLADGAEVSIVPAMAGG, from the coding sequence ATGGCGGTACGTGTACGGATTCCCACGCCGCTGCGCCAATTGACGAACGGCGAGCGGTTGGTCGAGGTCGGCGGGGCCGACCTCGCGCAGGCGATCGACGAGCTGGACCGGCGATTTCCCGGCCTTCGCGCGCGGATCGTCGACGAGCAGGGTGAAGTGTTGCGGTTCGTCAACATCTTCGTCAACGAGCGCGACATCCGGTTCCTCGGCGGGCTCCGGACGCCGCTCGCCGACGGCGCGGAGGTGTCGATCGTCCCCGCAATGGCCGGCGGTTAG
- the ligA gene encoding NAD-dependent DNA ligase LigA, translating into MTAKSHHERTRGREAPSDVRRRIEALREQIRHHIHQYFVLDAPEISDEAYDALVQELRDLEAAHPDLVTPDSPTQRVGAPPSAAFQTVTHPYPMLSLANAFGEDELRAWHRRVVAALGGPETRIAFVCELKMDGAAVSLVYERGVFARGATRGDGVRGEDVTPNLRTVAPLPLRLRGGETGAPEFAEFRGEVYLQTRELERVNEERARAGQPLFANARNAAAGSLRQLDPAITASRPLGLFIYQVGAVPGVRFRTHVEALRWAEKLGLPVNPHVRRHETLDDVLRYVEEWQTKRAALPYGTDGVVVKVDSLDQQAELGATSQAPRWAIAYKFPAEEAETRVADIFVSVGRTGALTPVADLDPVRVSGVIVRRAGLHNEDEMRRKDVRIGDRVIVRRAGEVIPEIVRVLTEKRTGEERPFEMPATCPICGSPVERRPGEAVARCSGGAICPAQILNRLIHFASRGGVNIDGVGPRFLQGLLDRGLIEDPADLYRLTREQILTLERMADKSAENVIAAIDRSRRPALGRLIYALGIRHAGEHVAELLAARFRTLEALAAASAEEIAAVPGIGPTIAESVAAFFAKDESQALVRKLRQVGVEPAPPAAAVAGPLAGKSVVFTGTLAAMSRRDAAARVAALGGAVIESVTKNTDYLVAGEEPGSKLARAKKAGVRVLDEAEFLRLLDEGSS; encoded by the coding sequence GTGACGGCGAAGTCCCACCACGAGCGGACGCGCGGCCGCGAAGCACCCTCGGACGTCCGCCGCCGGATCGAGGCGCTGCGCGAGCAGATCCGCCACCACATCCATCAATACTTTGTGCTCGACGCCCCGGAGATCTCGGACGAGGCGTACGACGCGCTCGTCCAGGAACTGCGCGATCTCGAGGCCGCCCACCCGGACCTCGTCACGCCCGATTCACCGACGCAGCGGGTCGGCGCGCCGCCGTCCGCGGCGTTCCAGACCGTTACGCACCCGTACCCCATGCTCAGCCTCGCCAACGCGTTCGGCGAGGACGAGCTGCGGGCGTGGCATCGCCGCGTCGTGGCCGCGCTCGGCGGGCCCGAGACGCGGATCGCGTTCGTCTGCGAGCTGAAGATGGACGGCGCGGCCGTCTCGCTGGTGTACGAGCGCGGCGTGTTCGCGCGCGGCGCCACACGGGGCGACGGCGTGCGCGGCGAGGACGTCACGCCGAACCTCCGGACGGTCGCGCCGCTCCCGCTGCGCCTGCGCGGGGGCGAGACAGGGGCGCCGGAGTTCGCCGAGTTTCGCGGCGAGGTCTACCTTCAGACGCGGGAACTGGAGCGGGTCAACGAGGAGCGGGCCCGCGCCGGCCAGCCGCTGTTCGCCAATGCCCGCAACGCCGCGGCGGGCTCGCTGCGGCAGCTCGATCCCGCGATCACGGCGTCGCGTCCGCTCGGCCTGTTCATCTACCAGGTCGGCGCCGTGCCGGGCGTCCGCTTCCGCACGCACGTCGAAGCCCTGCGGTGGGCCGAGAAGCTCGGCCTGCCGGTCAACCCGCACGTGCGCCGGCACGAGACGCTCGACGACGTGCTGCGGTACGTCGAGGAATGGCAGACGAAGCGGGCGGCGCTGCCGTACGGCACTGACGGGGTGGTCGTCAAAGTGGATTCGCTCGATCAGCAGGCCGAGTTGGGGGCGACCAGTCAGGCGCCGCGCTGGGCGATCGCGTACAAGTTCCCGGCCGAAGAAGCCGAGACGCGGGTGGCCGACATCTTCGTCAGCGTCGGCCGGACGGGCGCGTTGACGCCGGTCGCGGACCTGGATCCCGTGCGGGTGTCGGGCGTGATCGTGCGCCGGGCAGGCCTGCACAACGAAGACGAGATGCGGCGCAAAGACGTGCGCATCGGCGACCGCGTGATCGTGCGGCGGGCCGGCGAGGTCATTCCCGAGATCGTCCGGGTGCTGACGGAGAAGCGCACGGGCGAGGAGCGGCCGTTTGAGATGCCGGCGACGTGTCCGATCTGCGGCTCGCCGGTTGAACGGCGACCGGGTGAAGCGGTCGCGCGCTGCAGCGGCGGCGCGATCTGTCCGGCGCAGATTCTGAACCGTCTGATCCACTTTGCCTCGCGGGGCGGCGTGAACATCGACGGCGTGGGCCCCCGATTCTTACAAGGGCTGCTCGACCGCGGGCTGATCGAGGATCCCGCGGACCTCTACCGCCTGACGAGGGAGCAGATCCTCACCCTCGAGCGCATGGCGGACAAATCGGCGGAGAACGTGATCGCGGCGATCGACCGGAGCCGGCGGCCGGCGCTCGGCCGCCTGATCTACGCCCTCGGGATCCGGCACGCCGGCGAGCACGTCGCGGAACTGCTGGCGGCGCGCTTTCGGACGCTCGAAGCGCTGGCGGCCGCGTCCGCGGAGGAGATCGCGGCCGTGCCGGGAATCGGGCCGACGATCGCCGAGAGCGTCGCGGCATTCTTCGCCAAGGACGAGTCCCAGGCGCTCGTACGCAAGCTGCGGCAGGTCGGCGTCGAGCCGGCGCCGCCCGCGGCCGCCGTGGCGGGGCCGCTCGCCGGGAAGAGCGTCGTCTTTACCGGGACGCTCGCCGCGATGTCGCGCCGGGACGCCGCCGCCCGCGTCGCCGCGCTCGGCGGAGCCGTGATCGAGAGCGTGACCAAGAACACCGACTACCTGGTGGCGGGGGAGGAGCCGGGCAGCAAGCTCGCGCGCGCGAAGAAGGCCGGTGTGCGGGTGCTGGACGAGGCGGAGTTCCTGCGGCTTCTGGACGAGGGATCCTCGTGA
- a CDS encoding GerMN domain-containing protein, whose translation MSPRPHRRGGRRAGRRRDRPVLMWIAVIAALVATAVVAGRSLRVIQPGHGPATGPARTEVQVFFVRTEAGGRSQTLAAVHRRVVVGPREALAAEALRALLDGPSRAERARGLTTEIPPGTTLRALTLAGGGATVDLGVAFAQGGGSSSMLARVWQVVYTATQFPGITSAQLLIGGRRVDTLGGEGLLIGAPMLRPAAMPTF comes from the coding sequence GTGAGCCCTCGCCCGCACCGGCGCGGCGGCCGCCGCGCCGGCCGCCGCCGGGACCGGCCGGTTTTGATGTGGATCGCCGTCATCGCCGCGCTGGTCGCGACCGCGGTCGTCGCCGGCCGGTCGCTCCGGGTGATCCAGCCGGGACACGGCCCTGCGACGGGCCCCGCCCGCACCGAGGTCCAGGTGTTCTTCGTGCGCACCGAGGCGGGTGGCCGTTCACAGACTCTGGCCGCTGTCCACCGGCGCGTCGTTGTCGGACCGCGGGAGGCGCTTGCGGCCGAGGCGCTGCGGGCGCTGCTCGACGGGCCCTCCCGCGCGGAGCGCGCGCGCGGTCTCACGACCGAAATCCCGCCGGGCACCACTCTGCGCGCCCTTACCCTCGCCGGCGGTGGTGCGACCGTCGATCTCGGCGTGGCCTTCGCGCAGGGCGGCGGGTCGAGCAGCATGCTCGCGCGCGTCTGGCAGGTCGTCTATACCGCGACCCAGTTCCCGGGCATCACGTCCGCGCAGCTGCTAATCGGCGGCCGCCGGGTGGACACGCTCGGCGGCGAAGGGCTGCTTATCGGCGCGCCGATGCTCCGCCCCGCCGCGATGCCGACGTTCTGA